TTAAGGATAATTCGTTACCATCGCTCGTACGAACAGAACGAAGAATTGGGTTTGAACGACATGAAAACGGAAAATTATGGCGAAGAATCGACTGATAACGCGGGAAAGGGTGATTGTTGAGCATACAATTCTTATCGAAATAAACGATGGGTAAATGGTCGACAAATTGTATGTGTATATTGATACAATAAATATCAATCTTTTTATTTCTCCACCGGTCCCGTCCCTTGTTGGTTCTGCGTATCAGCGTCTTCTCGGATAACCGTTTCACCGTCCAGCTTCttcagcggcagcaaccgttTGCTGGCCTCCGCACGCCAGATACTCTCTTCCATTGATTCAACCAGTGGATTTCCAGCAAAAAGTAAATCTTCTAACATGGGCAAATCAGCTAGCCGGTTGAATTCCACCCAATCTTTGACCAAGTTGTTGCTCATGTAGAGGACCTTCAGCTTTTTCAGAACACTAATGCCTTTCAGTTTCTCCACTAGATTATAACTAATCCAGAGTTCTTCCAGCGTGTCACTAACTCCTTCTAGTCCGGAAATAGCTTTGATGTAATTGCGTCCTAAAGATAGCACCCGCAGGTTCTTCATGCCGCTTAAACCATAAATTTTATCGATCATGTTTGTTGAAAGTGATAGTTTGCTAGGAAAAACATAAACCGATGGTCCTTTATATGCTTTATCCGTTTTTCTCAAGAAAGATGCAATACTCACTGGCAAGCGGTCAGTGTCGAGAATGTAGTATCCATTTTTTCTATGGGTGGCCACTGGAAACAGAGATCAATCTCTTTTTCATCACAAGAATTAGTTTTTGTACGGTCTTCCAAGCGTTTGAGTGCTTCTTTGATGGTGGTTGCCTTTGCCATTTCACTGGGCAAAAGTACAGTACAGAAAAAGTAGTGGATCGTTTTATGCTCACACCTTGCCCAATAAGTttgagaaaatgaaaaagattGAGGAAAATAGcacaaacataaataataaccCCCGTTGCCatggagagaaagagaacatACTAGAAACGTGCATGCATGTTGGTacaggtgtgtgtatgtactcAACAGACGAACCACCGACGAACAGCCgacaggcaaacaaaaaatctgtcTCACGAGCGACCGTGACAGGACTCGAACCTGCAATCTTCGGATCCGAAGTCCGACGCCTTCTCCATTAGGCCACACGGCCAAGCTGGAGGGAGGGCAAAATTTACGCTATAAATACACTACCTACGTTTTACTGctaagtttccttttttgcttttcttttccatatcacaaaattatttttaaattcacaATGTTAAAATATTCCGAATGgttggatttattttattcttcatgATTGTGGAcaattgaaaattattctCTGTCAACTTTTCTCCGTTGGTCCGGCTCTCCAAAATATCTCAACAATTTATCGTATTTGGGTACTTCGAACTATTTGTTCCTTTAGAACCAGAATACTATTGCGCTGCTCCGGGGGCAATAGGTTAATCTGTTCATCTGACAGCTGAAGCACTTGCATGATAAGTGCGGCCTTTTCTTGATCGGTGGCATCACTTGGAAGTGGATCCAAATTCAGCCCGGATGATGCTGCTGACAACGATGCGTCACTGGGTGGTGGGACCATCGGTCTTCCAACACCGCCACCTGGTTGATTTGCATTGGGTGCAAAATGACCACCGGTGGCATTCATTAGACGAGGATCCTTCCCCATACGTGGATCGACAGGCCGCTGCCGAGGATCGGTTGGAAATGGTGCTGCATTCTGAGGAAGCGGCGTAGGTCTTTGTGCCGCCTGGCCACCAGCTGCAAATCGATTCCGATGATCATAATCATTTGCACCCGATGCGCCCTGCCGTCCGAGCCTAGGATCCACATTTGGACGAAAGTTTTCGGCATTCCCATTGGCACCGAACGGTGGCATGAATTGTGCCGAATTTCCCTGCATTCCGCCTTGAGGTTGGTTTTGTTGGAATTGCTCGTTAAAGTTGGGAGCTGATTGTGATTTATACAGAAACGAATAAGCCGCTGCTGGATCAATCGCCTTGGTGAGCACTTGTACTTGAAGCAGTGCGTAAGCTAGCTGAGGGTTTTGTACCAACAGGTGGCGCGCCTCGAACAGGTTTGTCTGAACCAACTGTTTCATCTGCATCATTAGCTCGTGTAACCGTTCCGGTGGCATGCTGCTAACATGTTTCGTGATGACCTCCGGGGCATGTTGCGGCGAGCAGTGGTCGCCGTACGGACTTTCGGCACGAGTAACATGCAGCAGTGCAGCCATTTCCATGCGCGACTTTTCCGTGCACGCATTGTCCACGCGAAGTGGCCTTCCACCGAACACGTACCCATTGAGGTTACGCATAGCACTGAGAGCCGTCTCTTTATCTTTATACTCGCAAAAACCATAGCCTTTTGGTTTACCAGTTTCACGATCATACACCAATCTAGGACAAAATAGTAAAATGTAAGAGAATATACCCACAACATTGCAGAAAATTTATTGGCATCTTTACTTACTTCATGGATAGCACCAGACCAACCTCACAAAAAATTTCTTTCAATGCCTCCTCGGTGGCATCATACGGTATGTTGCCCACGAACACCGAACGCATCGATTTATCCATAATACCCGGATCATGGTTGCGATCGCCCATTGTATATTAATGCAATACaaaatatattgtttttcttaGCTCTGCCGATGCACCGATGCCACACAAGAAAGTGGGATAATTTTGAGTAAAAAGATGCGAAACTAGGCTGTACCAAAGGGCACCGTTTGACGTTTCTGCTTTTGACATAAACGTCCCGCAAGGAATTCGAATGTTTACCTTTTCGTGAGAATATTGTATcgggaaaaatgaaattgaatggTTAAAGTAATTGGttaaaaaatgtattattCCTGAAATCTTGGCAATCAAACCTCAAGGCGAAATGTTTTCCTACATCCAGTACTCAACGATGAAGTATTTCGCTGCGCTAAAACATGtaagtaaaaaataataacttaTAAATATTCCTAAGGATCTAGCAACGATCATCCAAACAGCACCATAGTTTGTTGTAACACATTGGCCAAACTAACAGTAGGATTGATCTATTTTGCACTTTTCCTCAAACCACCTCGACATAAACTGATTCTTCGCGGAAAGCGATTCGTAGCTAACCCTATGTAGGTCAGATTTTGGCACTGGAAAAATCCGCTTCATATCGCCACGACTCATGTGCTCACGATAAGCGCGTTTCAGATCGTCCAGATCGGTTTCCTCCAGACAGGTGCTGCAGAGCTGGCATTCAACTGGAGCGCAAGATTCAGTACAGGGCGGTTCAGCGCATTGATTAGCAGCGGTTGCTAGATTTTTAAACGATGTCAGCATTGCTTCCGTATCTGGTTGTTGCTTGCGCAACGAATTTCGCCTTATGCTCGATCCCACACCGACGAGCTGAAACAGATGGTAAATCACTTGCTCGTACAGAAGCCGGTTCGGTTTGAAGTGGGCGGACGAAAGGTTTGGGCTCATGTTTGCTTCCATCAGGTACACCTTTAGCTGATTGTCAACAACCAAGTCGAAACGCATCATTTCGAAAAAATTTCGCTTGTTGGCATAACGGGATAGCAGACCCGCAAGTAACGGCTCTTTCTTGAGAATCAATAATCGTATAGCATCTTCCACTTGCTCCCAGATCGTGCTGGGCTCGCGTCCCATGCTTCTGATGTATGCATCAAAGGAATCCTTCATTCCGAATCCGTACTTTGTGTAGTACTGGCTCAGGGAAGGTACCTCCCAGGTCGGCAGGTAATCGTCTCCCACGATATACTTGTCCACGTCTGAAGCATTGAATGGGTAGTAGGGCACGGGGCAGTAGCGGAATAAAATATCTCCCTTATAGATGTACACTCGCAGCGGATCAAGCGACGTTATCACAGTGTACACGCCTATATCAAATTTGTACCCATCGACCAGCAGTGGGTCGTCGATAAATTCCTGGATAAAAGTATCATTACTGCTGAAATCGATCTCATCGATTCCCTTAATTTGTATGTGGCGATGTTGATTATTTTTCTGGACAAATTGCTTGCCCGGATTTGCTGCCGCGTATTCTCGAAACTGGGTCGATTCAGCTGGCAGTTTAAATGCAGCGGGAATGTACTGCAGCCGAGTGGTGGAAAGATCCACCTTATTCGTTATGTAACCGGAACCTGGAAAATGATTTACCAGTTGATGACGCTTCATATGCTGCAGGTTTACCTTACGAAAAGGATAATCATGTGCCCACAGTAGATCCCAATCGGTTGTATCGTTGCCGGTCTGTTCCACACCGATTCGTTGCAGTACATTGTGCACATGCAACAGGTGACCTCCAGTAGGGTTCCTGCCAA
The Anopheles moucheti chromosome 2, idAnoMoucSN_F20_07, whole genome shotgun sequence genome window above contains:
- the LOC128310380 gene encoding dynein axonemal light chain 1 gives rise to the protein MAKATTIKEALKRLEDRTKTNSCDEKEIDLCFQWPPIEKMDTTFSTLTACHKLSLSTNMIDKIYGLSGMKNLRVLSLGRNYIKAISGLEGVSDTLEELWISYNLVEKLKGISVLKKLKVLYMSNNLVKDWVEFNRLADLPMLEDLLFAGNPLVESMEESIWRAEASKRLLPLKKLDGETVIREDADTQNQQGTGPVEK
- the LOC128296936 gene encoding cleavage stimulation factor subunit 2 tau variant-like: MGDRNHDPGIMDKSMRSVFVGNIPYDATEEALKEIFCEVGLVLSMKLVYDRETGKPKGYGFCEYKDKETALSAMRNLNGYVFGGRPLRVDNACTEKSRMEMAALLHVTRAESPYGDHCSPQHAPEVITKHVSSMPPERLHELMMQMKQLVQTNLFEARHLLVQNPQLAYALLQVQVLTKAIDPAAAYSFLYKSQSAPNFNEQFQQNQPQGGMQGNSAQFMPPFGANGNAENFRPNVDPRLGRQGASGANDYDHRNRFAAGGQAAQRPTPLPQNAAPFPTDPRQRPVDPRMGKDPRLMNATGGHFAPNANQPGGGVGRPMVPPPSDASLSAASSGLNLDPLPSDATDQEKAALIMQVLQLSDEQINLLPPEQRNSILVLKEQIVRSTQIR
- the LOC128310709 gene encoding probable tubulin polyglutamylase ttll-15, with the translated sequence MTDKRKEVTKKPDDRTSTEDGNKSRCSKSSASVHNKRVEEERASFFDLRTTTGQILFITVTVAAVTLVQCLPKDALKSVLNLQLPTQQCEPEVQFVEKKIVSHETRPKYWVFGRNPTGGHLLHVHNVLQRIGVEQTGNDTTDWDLLWAHDYPFRKVNLQHMKRHQLVNHFPGSGYITNKVDLSTTRLQYIPAAFKLPAESTQFREYAAANPGKQFVQKNNQHRHIQIKGIDEIDFSSNDTFIQEFIDDPLLVDGYKFDIGVYTVITSLDPLRVYIYKGDILFRYCPVPYYPFNASDVDKYIVGDDYLPTWEVPSLSQYYTKYGFGMKDSFDAYIRSMGREPSTIWEQVEDAIRLLILKKEPLLAGLLSRYANKRNFFEMMRFDLVVDNQLKVYLMEANMSPNLSSAHFKPNRLLYEQVIYHLFQLVGVGSSIRRNSLRKQQPDTEAMLTSFKNLATAANQCAEPPCTESCAPVECQLCSTCLEETDLDDLKRAYREHMSRGDMKRIFPVPKSDLHRVSYESLSAKNQFMSRWFEEKCKIDQSYC